The genomic stretch CCCGGTGCCGCCAGTCGCGTCACCGACAGCCTTCCACACCCGACGCCGCCATCACCACCACCGGCGCGGCTCCCGCCATCAGCCCGGGGGACCGAACGCCAACGCCAGCCGCAACGCCGCGTCCCGCAGCCCGGTGAACCGCCGCACCTGCGCCAACCGGCCCGCCCGTACCGCCATCGCCGCCATCCGCTGCGTCGGCACCCGCCGCGCCCCGTCGTAGCGGGCCAACGCCGACGACACGTCCGCCTCCGCTGCCAACGCCTCCGCCAACGCCACCGCGTCGATCAACGCCTGGCAGGCGCCCTGCCCCAGATCCGGCGTCATCGCGTGCGCCGCGTCGCCCAGCAACACCCACCGGCCGCGCACATACGTCGGCACCGGCGGCAGATAGTGCACGTCGTGGTGCAGCACCCCGGCCACGTCGATCCGATCCAGCACCGCCGGCACCGGGTCGTGCCAGTCACCGAACCACCGCCGCAACGCCGCCAGATCACCCTCCGGCGGCCGGAAACCCTCCGGCGCGGCCACCGCCGCATACCAGTTCGCCACCCCGGGGCCCTGCGGCGTCACCCCGAACTTGCGCCCCCGACCCCACGTCTCCCCACCGGAGGGCACCTCCAACGGCACCGTGCCACGCCACGCCGTCACCCCCGAGTACCGCAACGGGAACCGGTCACCGAACATCGCCGCCCGGGTCGCGCTGCGGATCCCGTCCGCGCCCACCACCACGTCGTACCCGTCACCCAGCTCCGCCGGACCGGCCACCGGCGCACCGAAGCGCACCGTGCCCGCCGGCAACGCCTCCGCCAACAGACCCAGCAACGCCGGCCGGGACAGCAGCAGCACCCCCTCACCGTGCCGCCGTCGGATCCGCCCCACGTCCAACCGGGCGATCACCGTCCCGTCCGGGCGACGCATCGCGCCGTCCGGCTGCGCCCGCCCCCGTTCCCGCGCGCCCACGCCGAGCCGGTCCAACGCCCGCAACGCCGAGGGCCAGATGCCCAACCCGGTACCCGTCTCGGGCAGCCCCGCCGCCCGCTCGAACACTGTCACCGTCCACCCGGCGCGCAGCAGTCCCACCGCCACCGCCAGTCCACCCACGCCGCCTCCGATGACGGCCGCTGATCCTCGCATCACCCGACCGTACTACAGATGTAGTTGCCAGCACTACTGATGTAGTCTCGGCCACGTGGACGCCCGCCAACAACGCCTCCTCGACGCCGCCATCGCCGTCCTCGGCACCCGCGGCCCCCGCCACCTCACCCACCGCGCCGTCGACGACCAGGCCGAACTCCCCACCGGCTCCACCTCCAACCGCTACCGCACCCGCGAAGCCCTCATCGCCGGCGTCCTCACCCGCATCCTCGACCTCGAAACCACCGGCTGGAACCACCTCGCCGGCACCCTCGACCACATCGACCCCGACACCTTCACCGCCGCCCTCGGCGCCCTCGTCCACGACCTCACCACCACCCAGCGCGCCCTCACCCTCGCCCGACTCGCGATCTTCGCCGAAGCCGCCCACCACCCCGCCCTCCAACACCAGATCGCCCAACGCCAACACGACCTCGCCGCCTGGGCCACACCCCTGCTCGCCGCACTCGGCGCCCGACACCCCGCCACCGCCCTGCGACTCCTGCTCGCCCTCATCGACGGACTCCTCAACAACCAACTCGCCAACCCCGACCCCCACTTCGACCCCACCACCGCCATCGCCGCCGTCCTACCGGCCGTCCTCGCCGCTCACCCCGCCTGAGACCGCACCAACCCCACCAACGCCCGGTACGTGCGATTCACCCTCGCCGCCTCCCGCTGCTGCCCGGACGTCACCTCGATGTACGTCTGCGACGACGCCAGCGACGCATGCCCCAACAACCGCATGATCTCCGCCGCACCCGCCCCGTCCTCGGCCAACCGCGTCGCGAACGTGTGCCGCAACGCGTGCAACCGCGCCCCACGCGGCACCCGGTCACCGATCCCCGCGCGCCGGTAACAGGACTCCACCAGATACTGCAGACCACCCCGCCGCAACGCCTCACCCTGCCGATCCACCAGCAACGGCGAGGCCGGCCGCACCGTCCGCGAACCGAACCGCCGCACCCGACTGTCCAGGTACCCGGCCAGCAGCGCGTCCAGATCCGGCTCCACCGGCAACACCCGAGGCCGCCCACCCTTGCCGGCCACCTCCAACCGGCGCTCGCCCGGCCGACCTCCCAGCGAACCGACCCGCAACGCCAGCAGTTCCGACAACCGCAGCCCGGCGCACAACGCCAGCGCCAACACCGCCACGTCCCGCTCCGGCCACGGGTCCCGCTGCCGTCCCCGAGCCTGCGCCGCCGCGGCGAGCAACTGCTCGGGAGTGTCCTCACCCCGCAGCGGCTTCGGCGCCGGCAGCGGCGCCCGGGGCCGTCCCACCGCCGGCATCGGATTGCCGGCCACCACCTGCTCGGCCACCAGGAACGAGAAGAAGCCGTTCCAGGTGGACCAGGCGCGCCCCACCGAGGCGGCGGCCCGGTCGGCGGCGAACCGGGCGAACGCCGCCCGCATCAACCTGGGGGAGAGCGCCCCGATCCGCAGGTCGCCGAGGGGGAGGGGAGGGGTGGCCAACTCCGCCGCGAGCACGGCCACCGAGACCAGGTCCCGCCGGTACGCCGCCTGGGTGTGCGGGGAGGGCTTGCGCGTCGCCCGGGAGGTCAGGAACTCCTCGATCAGCACCTGTACCGTTTCATCCCTTTTGTCATGCATAAGGGATATTATGCATGATTTTCGGGTTCGTGGCCGACCCGGGGGACCGGGAAACGGAGCCCACCGTGCCGCCGAACGATGGGGGCACAGTGGGAAGCCGTCCTCGGCCTGTCCGTGCCGTCGGGCGCGCCGGGCGGTCGGCGCGCGGTGGGGGCGGGGACCGAGGCAACCCGGACGCGCCGGTCAGGCGTCGGCGGTGGGTGATCGTTCTGGAGCGCGGCCCGGCAGGCCGCCCGGCGTGCGCCGTCGTCGCGCCGATCGCCGACGAAGCCCTACGCACCCGCGCCGGAGCGCGCCGGGATGTAAGGAAGGGTCCCTTGCTAACGCCTGGTGTATAGCAGGGGACCCTTCCTTACATCCCAGGCTGCCGGAATCCCCTCTCGGGGAGTGCGTCGGAACGCCAGCTTTACATAATGTCAATTATCGAACCTGCGTCGGGCGGCGGAAGAAGCCCGCTGTCGGGATGGATCGGTAGCATCTGGTCCTCGTGGACTCCGACAGTGTGATGGTGGACGTCCCGGCAGGGCGTGTGGTGCTGTCGGACCGGCGTACGCAGCGCAGCTGTCCAGTCGACGTCGGGCCGTGCCGACGGGCTGCGGCCGGCGTACCGGATCGACGGCGAGGACGTCGGGTGGGACACCGGCGCCGACGGGTACCGGCTGCCCACCGAGGCCGAGTGGGAGCACGCCTGCCGGGCCGGCACCAGCGGTCCGCGGTACGGACCGCTGGACGAGATCGCCTGGTATCGCGGCAACTCCGGTGACCGGCTGCACGACGTGGGCGGTAAGCGGCCCAACGCCTGGGGCCTGTACGACATGCTGGGCAACGTCTGGGACTGGTGTTGGGACGTGTACGACCCCGAGGTGTACGGCACCTACCGGGTGTTGCGCGGCGGCGGCTGGTTCGACGAGCACTGGAGTTGCCGGGCGTCGGTGCGGCGGCGCAGTCACCCGACCTTCGCGGTCGACGACGTGGGGTTCCGCCTCGCCCGGTCCGGTCACTCAGAGTAGTCGACCACTCCCCTCGTTCGGGCGCATAGGCTGTGGGCGTGTCGAGTGTCGTGGATGGGCCGGCGGCGGTGTGGCGGGTGGCGGGGGCGTTGACCGCGTACGCCTGCGGGGACGCGTTGGGGGTGCCGTACGAGGGGCGTCCACCGACCGACGACGGTGCCGAGGTGATCGAGACGCCTCGGGCCAGTGACCGGTGGGCTGCCGGGGCGACCTCGGACGACACGGCGTTGACGCTGCTCGTGGCCGGGTGCCTGGTGGACGGTGGCGGTGACGTGGACGCGGTGACGTTCCTGTCTCGGGTGGCGGCGCACGATCCCCCGGTGCCGGGTGCGGGGCCATCGACGCGGGCGGCGCTGGCGGCGTTCCGGGCCACCGGTGCGGTGCCCGACGATCGGGAGGGTGGCACGAACGGCGCGCCGATGCGGGCGTTGCCGGTGGGCTGGTCGGTGCCGCCGGAGCGGATGGATCTGCTGGTGGCACGGACGGTGGAGTTGACGCGGGCGACGCACCGGGCGCCGGAGGCGTTGGTCGCGGCGGTGGTGATGGCCGGGTGCGCGTCGTGGTCGGTGGCGGGCGTGCCGGTGGCGGTGTTGCTGGATCGGGCGGCGGAGTTGGTGCAGGTGGCGCGTCCGGTGTGCGGGGACGCGCCGCGGCTGGCCGGGTTGTTGGGTGACGTGGTGGCGGGTGGATGGTCTCCCCCGCCGTCGGGTGTGGGTCTGGACGCGGCCGAGACGGTGGCGGCGGTGCTGCACTGTGTGCGGGGCGCGGCGTCGGTGCGGGGTGGGTTGGTGGCGGCGGTGCGGTGTGGTGGGGACACGGACACGGTGGCGGCGTTGGTGGGTGGTCTGCTGGGTGCGCGGTCGTCGGCGGTGAGGCGGGTGGCGCCGGTCGATGGGGGCTGTGTGCGGTCGCGTGCGGGTCTGGCCAAGATCGTGGCACCGTAGGATCGGGTCATGCCCGCGAGTCAGCCGACCCCGAGGTTCCGTCAGCGTGCGGCGAAGATGAGTGAGTTGGTGGCGCGGCAGATCCTGGAGGACATCGTCGAGCAGGGGTTGTCGGCGGGTGCGGCGTTGCCGACCGAGGCGCAGATGCTCCAGGGGTACGGGGTGAGTCGCGGGACGCTGCGGGAGGCGTTGCGGATTCTGGAGATCAACGGTCTGGTGCGGGTGCGGCCGGGTCGTGGTGGTGGGCCGGTGGTGGGGGCGGTGGATCCGCACACGTTCGGTCGGACGATGGCGTTGTTCATGCAGATGGGGCGGACCAGGTTCGGTGAGCTGGTCGAGGCGCGCGTGATCATGGAGCCGTTGATGGCGAGGTTGGCGGCGGAGCGGCGTGATGCGGGGCGGTTGCGGGAGTTGGCGGAGTCGATGCGGGAGCATCGGAGCCTGGAGGAGCGGGACGAGGCCAGTTATCTGGCGGTGATGCAGCGGTTCCATGGTGTGGTGGCGGGGTTGTCGGGCAACGGGGTGCTGGATCTGTTCGGGCGGGCGTTGAAGGAGATCTACACGGAGCGGGTGGTGGCGGCGGAGCGGCGGCCGGAGCGGTGGGAGGAGGTGCGGCGGGAGCACGAGGCGGTGGCGGCGGCGATCGTGGCCGGGGACGGGGTGGAGGCGGAGCGGTTGATGCGGGCGCACATGGTGGCGTTGGCGGGGCATCTGGTGCGGGACTACGCGGGTGTGCAGGACGAGGTGGTGGGTTGGTGGTGAGGGTCGGTCAGGACAGTGCGCTGGACAGGACGGCGCGTACCGGGGTGTGGTCGTTGTCGAGTCGCCAGGTGGTGTCGTGGTCGCGCCAGTCGGTGCCGAGGGGGGTGACGGCGGGCATGACTTCGCGGGCGAACAGGGTGAGGTGGTCGCGTACCTCGTTGCTGGTCATGTCGCCGGCGTGGTTCATCAGGATGAGGTGTCCGGCGCCGGTGTGTTCGTAGAGGCGGCGGATCTGTGCGGTGACCTGGTCGGGGGTGCCGATGAGCAGGATGCCGGCGTCGATGAGGTCTTCGTAGCTCATGCGGCGGACGGCGCCGAGTCGGCCGCGTAGGGCGGCGACGGCGGAGGCGGGTGGGAAGTAGCCGGGTGGGCTGGCCGCGCCGAGGCGCAGGCGGCCGGGCTTGAGGTAGTACATGAGTTTGCGGCCGATGTCGCGGGCCTGCTGTTCGGTGGGGGCGACGTGGCACAGGGCCATGTAGGCGAACCGGTCGGGGCCGGGTTCGGGGTGGCCGGCGGCGGTGGCGGTGCGGCGGTAGAGCCGGAACGAGGCGGCGGTGTCCTCGTAGGTGCCGAGCAGGTTGCACAGGGTGTAGCCGTGGCGGGCGGTCCATTCGACGAGGCGGGTGGAGGTGCCGCTGATCCAGATCGGTGGGTGGGGCTGCTGGTAGGGGCGCGGCCAGACGCTGACGTAGCGGTAGTGGTAGTGGGTGCCTTCCCAGGAGAAGACGTCGTCGCGGGTCCAGGCCTGGGTGATGAGGTCGTGGGCTTCGATGAACATGTCGAGGTTGTGGACGGGGTTCTGGTTGGAGGGGAACGTCTCGCCCTGGACGCCTCGGACGAAGCCGCAGTCGATGCGTCCGCCGCTGACGGCGTCGAGGTAGGCGATCTCCTCGGCGACGCGGACGGGGCTTTCGCGGTGTGGCAGTGGGGTGCCGAGGACGAGGACCCGGCCGCGGCGGGTGCGGTGCAGGACGGAGGCGGCGCTGAGGGTGGCGGAGACCTGGAGGGTGGAGGCGGACTGGTGGTGTTCGTTGACCATGAGGTCGAAGCCGAGTTCGTCGGCGAGTTCGTACTCGTCGAGGTAGCGCTGGTAGAGCTGGTGGCCGAGGACCGGGTCGTAGTAGCGGTTGGGCATGAAGTATTTGAGTCCGCGGTGGGCTTCTTCGGCCTCGGGGGGCACGAAGGGGTACGGCATCTCGGTGAAGTGGTAGAGCCTCATGGGGCCTCTCCCCTCAGGAAGGACCGGACCAGCCGGTGGAACTCGTCGGGGCGTTCGAGGTAGGGGTAGTGGCCGGTGTGTGGGAGTTCGAGGTAGCGGGCGGTGGGGAGCAGGTCGGCGAGGGCGGCGCTGTGTCGGGGTGGGACGAGGCGGTTGTGGCTGCCGGCGATGACGAGGGTGGGGATGGTGATCAGGTGCAGCCATCGTCGGAGTCGGGGGTCGTGGAGGAAGGGTTTCCAGGCGTATCGGGCCAGGGCGGCGCGGTCGGCGAAGGCGCGTTCGTGGTCGCTGTCGGGTAGGTCGGCGGGGTGGCCGGGCATCCGTAGGTCGTGGCTGGCGGTGGGGTCGGCCCAGC from Micromonospora craniellae encodes the following:
- a CDS encoding FAD-dependent monooxygenase, translated to MRGSAAVIGGGVGGLAVAVGLLRAGWTVTVFERAAGLPETGTGLGIWPSALRALDRLGVGARERGRAQPDGAMRRPDGTVIARLDVGRIRRRHGEGVLLLSRPALLGLLAEALPAGTVRFGAPVAGPAELGDGYDVVVGADGIRSATRAAMFGDRFPLRYSGVTAWRGTVPLEVPSGGETWGRGRKFGVTPQGPGVANWYAAVAAPEGFRPPEGDLAALRRWFGDWHDPVPAVLDRIDVAGVLHHDVHYLPPVPTYVRGRWVLLGDAAHAMTPDLGQGACQALIDAVALAEALAAEADVSSALARYDGARRVPTQRMAAMAVRAGRLAQVRRFTGLRDAALRLALAFGPPG
- a CDS encoding TetR/AcrR family transcriptional regulator, translated to MDARQQRLLDAAIAVLGTRGPRHLTHRAVDDQAELPTGSTSNRYRTREALIAGVLTRILDLETTGWNHLAGTLDHIDPDTFTAALGALVHDLTTTQRALTLARLAIFAEAAHHPALQHQIAQRQHDLAAWATPLLAALGARHPATALRLLLALIDGLLNNQLANPDPHFDPTTAIAAVLPAVLAAHPA
- a CDS encoding tyrosine-type recombinase/integrase; the protein is MHDKRDETVQVLIEEFLTSRATRKPSPHTQAAYRRDLVSVAVLAAELATPPLPLGDLRIGALSPRLMRAAFARFAADRAAASVGRAWSTWNGFFSFLVAEQVVAGNPMPAVGRPRAPLPAPKPLRGEDTPEQLLAAAAQARGRQRDPWPERDVAVLALALCAGLRLSELLALRVGSLGGRPGERRLEVAGKGGRPRVLPVEPDLDALLAGYLDSRVRRFGSRTVRPASPLLVDRQGEALRRGGLQYLVESCYRRAGIGDRVPRGARLHALRHTFATRLAEDGAGAAEIMRLLGHASLASSQTYIEVTSGQQREAARVNRTYRALVGLVRSQAG
- a CDS encoding ADP-ribosylglycohydrolase family protein, producing MSSVVDGPAAVWRVAGALTAYACGDALGVPYEGRPPTDDGAEVIETPRASDRWAAGATSDDTALTLLVAGCLVDGGGDVDAVTFLSRVAAHDPPVPGAGPSTRAALAAFRATGAVPDDREGGTNGAPMRALPVGWSVPPERMDLLVARTVELTRATHRAPEALVAAVVMAGCASWSVAGVPVAVLLDRAAELVQVARPVCGDAPRLAGLLGDVVAGGWSPPPSGVGLDAAETVAAVLHCVRGAASVRGGLVAAVRCGGDTDTVAALVGGLLGARSSAVRRVAPVDGGCVRSRAGLAKIVAP
- a CDS encoding FadR/GntR family transcriptional regulator, with the protein product MPASQPTPRFRQRAAKMSELVARQILEDIVEQGLSAGAALPTEAQMLQGYGVSRGTLREALRILEINGLVRVRPGRGGGPVVGAVDPHTFGRTMALFMQMGRTRFGELVEARVIMEPLMARLAAERRDAGRLRELAESMREHRSLEERDEASYLAVMQRFHGVVAGLSGNGVLDLFGRALKEIYTERVVAAERRPERWEEVRREHEAVAAAIVAGDGVEAERLMRAHMVALAGHLVRDYAGVQDEVVGWW
- a CDS encoding LLM class flavin-dependent oxidoreductase, with amino-acid sequence MRLYHFTEMPYPFVPPEAEEAHRGLKYFMPNRYYDPVLGHQLYQRYLDEYELADELGFDLMVNEHHQSASTLQVSATLSAASVLHRTRRGRVLVLGTPLPHRESPVRVAEEIAYLDAVSGGRIDCGFVRGVQGETFPSNQNPVHNLDMFIEAHDLITQAWTRDDVFSWEGTHYHYRYVSVWPRPYQQPHPPIWISGTSTRLVEWTARHGYTLCNLLGTYEDTAASFRLYRRTATAAGHPEPGPDRFAYMALCHVAPTEQQARDIGRKLMYYLKPGRLRLGAASPPGYFPPASAVAALRGRLGAVRRMSYEDLIDAGILLIGTPDQVTAQIRRLYEHTGAGHLILMNHAGDMTSNEVRDHLTLFAREVMPAVTPLGTDWRDHDTTWRLDNDHTPVRAVLSSALS